The window gtgttgaagttcttaaacatgccgtgagttctaatcctagtgggggattgcttttttatttttgtaattatttattttgtcttctttatacagttaaaattattatactttcaaacaatataattataagcaagaaaaaacaaaaataataaaacttttttattttagaagttatttatttgtcttttgtgcagttcataaattattataataagcaagaaataaataagacgcttgtcaaaaaattaacacatcaagttaacagaaggtatacaaaagaggaaaaaaaattgacatactttatctacttctattactcctatagtaatttaaaaccaataccgatgtgaagtatgctaaaagtcagtcaagtatgaacgtaatgttttatttacgttttgggttacttttaggtttgtgagatgaatcaacatgttatttacttagttagaaatcaaaatcaattataacttctaactgcaataacaataatatcactcacaaatagaattaaattaataacctatatttatttaataatgtataaaggtaggccaccctcgtaagctattacttcttgtaatcgactcgtcatgttagtaatcatattccagcaagtctatgctgccccgcagagactcccaggttgaagttaccagTTATTCAAAGTATATATCATTTGCCTGTAAttctattattgtattttacgtccatccttgtccgactcatAAGATTTTTCATTGGTAAAAATAACAATGTAATTACATCAGTCACAGTTTATATATtccattgcaaaatgaaagtctatgttcccggtgcaaaccattcgtaatattttcttcgtaatgtattccggcaGCACGCAAATAGTTCCGCACAGTTTGCAGAGCgacattgtgcttggtcgctgtcaaccaagtttttaaaaaggaatccaggatatgcattgcaacgatgtcttggtggtgatgtgactccatcttataagctgatggtttgggcccaggtcaacaattgtctacatgccccgtttctccgtagtgacagacccacaagcgcacggtattcatctgtaaatgattataccctggattaatacataagttacttttcatcccagaaaattaatgagttcccacgagatttttaataacatatatacacgggaacgaagtcgcgggcattggctagtatttagtatattggttacattgttatactATATTGTtatgcgtctgattaaaagtattaaatggattaaaaacattacgctaatatttagaaaatactaaatacaCATAAGTAAAAAGCacaaacataatttcaatacgagtaggttatatttgtttacttaccgatatcatcgatttcggttatcgaaatattccgctcaaattacaatctctgctttttaaacaaagataaataagtgTTCCACtgtggtgagaagttcagtagttattcagtgtgaaaaataacacaacacaccataaatgaattcactactaggaactattaatccgcgtgcttaagttctatttgacaataatttataaaataggtagggtagatttaaaaaaaaaattattgttttgtgaGCTCGAAACATTTCAGCGATGAAGTATAACTATAATAGACCTTAACtgacttgttttaaagcttaaattcgtgcacatatctacagccagcactgcaaaTTAAAGTtgtgaattttagacgttatctcaaggttgtttaaggccattttactctgacattatTGTGCTTCGAtgatcggattctatcagcgtgggtaagcggcaatacgcgtattattgccgcttacccacgctaGTGCCTGCTctggggaaatcagcgaaatatgtaatttgtaattattgcaagtaggtatggtgaaaagagaccgacaatgcattaaagagagataggtgtaaaataataagtaaacgagttatgcacacacataacgcttcgttgtgttgcctgctaACCGATTTATTTTGCTTTGTGTACCTACCTGGCTGGCAGAATCCATAAGAAATTTATATCTAAAGATATACATTAAATGTTAACTCTTCATTGTCATCCCGAACATTATAAtctatgtataaataaatttactctattttctttcatggtactacaaaaagaagaagaagaaaaggaagaatatattacaataaaagaaaaaaataagctGGAGGGAGCAGAAAAAATGCCTCAAAAGGACAAAGCCGAAAAAAGGAAGCAggaaaagttaaaaattatttcgcaAGAGGAACACGAAAAACTGTCAGAGAAAAAGGAGGCCAGAGCTAAAACCACGCCTCAAATAGAAAGAGAAGAATCAAAGAAATATGAAGAACCAaaggaatatgaaattgaacagCTAAAGAAGGACGAAAAAGTGTCTGAAAAAAAGGAAGCCAGAGCTAAAACCATGCCCCAAATAGGAAGAGAAGAATCAAAGAAATATGAAGAACCAgaggaatatgaaattgaacagCTAAAGAAGGACGAAAAAGTGTCTGAAAAAAAGGAAGCCAGAGCTAAAACCATGCCCCAAATAGGAAGAGAAGAATCAAAGAAATATGAAGAACCAgaggaatatgaaattgaacagCTAAAGAAGGACGAAAAAGTGTCTGAAAAAAAGGAGGCCAGAGCTAAAACCATGCCCCAAATAGAAAGAGAAGAATCAAAGAAATATGAAGAACCAgaggaatatgaaattgaacagCTAAAGAAGGACGAAAAAGTGTCTGAAAAAAAGGAGGCCAGAGCTAAAACCATGCCCCAAATAGAAAGAGAAGAATCAAAGAAATATGAAGAACCAgaggaatatgaaattgaacagCTAAAGAAGGACGAAAAAGTGTCTGAAAAAAAGGAGGCCAGAGCTAAAACCATGCCCCAAATAGAAAGAGAAGAATCAAAGAAATATGAAGAACCAgaggaatatgaaattgaacagCTAAAGAAGGACGAAAAAGTGTCTGAAAAAAAGGAGGCCAGAGCTAAAACCATGCCCCAAATAGAAAGAGAAGAATCAAAGAAATACGAAGAACCAgaggaatatgaaattgaacagCTAAAGAAGGACGAAAAAGTGTCTGAAAAAAAGGAAGCCAGAGCTAAAACCATGCCCCAAATAGGAAGAGAAGAATCAAAGAAATATGAAGAACCAaaggaatatgaaattgaacagCTAAAGAAGGACGAAAAAGTGTCTGAAAAAAAGGAGGCCAGAGCTAAAACCATGCCCCAAATAGAAAGAGAAGAATCAAAGAAATATGAAGAACCAgaggaatatgaaattgaacagCTAAAGAAGGACGAAAAAGTGTCTGAAAAAAAGGACGCCAGAGCTAAAACCATGCCCCAAATAGGAAGAGAAgaatcaaaaaaatatgaagaaccaaaggaatatgaaattgaacagCTAAAGAAGGACGAAAAAGTGTCTGAAAAAAAGGAGGCCAGAGCTAAAACCATGCCTCAAATAGAAAGAGAAGAATCAAAGAAATATGAAGAACCAgaggaatatgaaattgaacagCTAAAGAAGGACGAAAAAGTGTCTGAAAAAAAGGAAGCCAGAGCTAAAACCATGCCCCAAATAGGAAGAGAAGAATCAAAGAAATATGAAGAACCAaaggaatatgaaattgaacagCTAAAGAAGGACGAAAAAGTGTCTGAAAAAAAGGAAGCCAGAGCTAAAACCATGCCCCAAATAGGAAGAGAAGAATCAAAGAAATATGAAGAACCAaaggaatatgaaattgaacagCTAAAGAAGGACGAAAAAGTGTCTGAAAAAAAGGAAGCCAGAGCTAAAACCATGTCCCAAATAGGAAGAGAAGAATCAAAGAAATATGAAGAACCAaaggaatatgaaattgaacagCTAAAGAAGGACGAGAAAGTGTCTGAAAAAAAGGAGGCCAGAGCTAAAACCATGCCCCAAATAGAAAGAGAAGAATCAAAGAAGTATGAAGGACCAAAGGATAATGAAATTGAACCGCTAAAGAAATACGAAAAAGTGTCTGAAAAAGAAAGAGAGAGGCATGAAAAAGCAAAAACAATGTCCCGAATGGAAAAAGAAGAACCagaagagaaaaagaaagaggaAAAAGAGAGAGTGGAAGGAGTAAAAATGAAAGAAGAGCGACATGTAAAAGAGAAACTAGTCGAAAAATATCAACCAAAGGCCGAGAAGGGCCGATGGCCTGCGGTGAGTTTATGTCAACATTTATTATGCAAAGGGCTAggctttttttattactttcttAATAATAGCATGATGCAGATTAGGTCTTTAGCTAATTTTAgcttatattaggtatatattatcTTTTTCTTACTCCGTCTGCCTATTAGAATTTTATTAGTCTTGAGCGCggtgtttaaactttaaaggcgAAAAACATCAGAATGAACATTTTTAAACATGAATTAAGTACGTCTTTACTAGGCAGAATATATTCTCCTTTCTCATTCAACTGTCTTAACTCTCTCTTTCAACTCCATCTAAGAGAATAAATCCCTactacttttttactttttacagaAAGAACAAGAATCAGACCGAAAGAAACCTGAGCAAAGAAGTGGTTACGACATTGAGATAACGGGTGAACTtcattacatacctacctttaCCTACGTACTTACGACTTTCTTcaaaatatcatattttaaCCAACTTACCTCTGAATATTCTACCTTAATAGTTAATTTTGATAAATAGGTTTAAAATCacttatcaaatatttttatttcagaaaaaattgtCGATCGTGAAAAAATTCTGGTAGGTGAGTGTATTTAGGCACTTATGTTTATTTAGACAGAGAAGAGAAGATACAATATTAAGACAGAGAAAACTACCTTTTGTctctatattttttactagctgatacctgcgactttgttcgcgtggatgtaggttttttaaaattcccgtgggaactctttgattttccgggataaaaagtagcctatgtgctaatccagggtataatctatctccattctaaatttcagcccaatctgtccagtagtttttgcgtgaaggagtaacaaacatacacacccacacacacacacacacatacaaactttctcctttataatattagtgtgatccttAGGCCTTTTTTGGGTAGACACAACCAAAATTCGCAAACGAAAATTTTCTGGGCcctaaattttactaataaaccCGAAATATCGATATGATAGTAGGTATCAAGCACACTTTAgtgtttttgttaattaatattagtagcatggaagagatcgctatagTACCTAGATACTATTagtgattaaaataatatagccgtcgatataatttatattattataattattgctcTGTATTTCTGTTCTTTTTTTGGTGGCAATAAAAGGTTCTCATACAGTCATTTAGACAATTTAAAAACGctttctggttttttttttcagttgagAAAGCACCAACTACTCGCTCTGGTGAGTGTCGAATTATTCTAATTTATTGTCAATGACATTATTGATATAATGGGGCGAAAGGTACGTCGAGTGGTTTGTCTGGTTCAGCGGataatagcaaaataagcttttagttccttataaataaattttgtttttttttaactccaAAAACATTTCTGTGGGCAAAATTCCAGGTGCTCGCTCTAGCGGTAGCATCGACGTGGTGACGCAGTCGCAGTTCGCTCTGCTGGAGTCGGCCGTGAAGCAGCTGGCGAGGATGGCGGCCCCGCTGCAGCTGCAGCTGCCGGACAACAAGCAGCTCATGAGCGACGTGATGAGCGGCGCTGCCACCTTGCCTGACGCTATGCAGACCTTACAGGTCGTAGCCTTTCGTCCGTCTGACACAGCAGTAGCACCGACGTGGTTCGCTCCCCTGATAACCGCAACTGTTTACGTTTTGCAAATCTTTTGAACATTATAAGCAGGAATATGTAAAGCTAGCACTGACAGCTAAAAACAGTCATAACTGACTGTTTCGGCGAATGCTTATCGAAAAGAATTTCTTTCATTGTCTTACACGAGTCAAAACGACTGTTTGAGCTTTACAATAAGCTATAGCATAGCATAGCTGATTTAAGTCCCAAACTCTGGTACAAATGATAAATGGTTGCCTCGGCAAGTGGAAACACCTAACAGAGACTTAAGTGCAGCAGGAGAGAACTTGGAGACAACGAAGTCCATAACTAACGAAACAAacgaaaggcattctgaaccagtggtagatgcatttgaagattcaaaagaattaaaaatcatTGTATTTCTATAACAAAGGAGGACGTTGCAGATAAACTCTAGACTGCAGGCGGCGGAGACGGCCTTGGTCCGGATGTCGGGTCTGATGACGCAGCTGGCGGCAGCCGGAGCGCTGCCAGACGAAATCGTTGAGCAGATGGAAGCGTTAGAACCATCCCTTGCAGAACTACGAACACAGGTGCTTTGTGACCCTGTTCAAatatcatgattaacccatcaaGGGCCCACTCTTAAGCGTtggtctgctctcagaatgagaagggttataGTCCATCACGTCAGCCAAGAACGGATTAGTAAACttcacacttttgagaacattatggagaattctcaggcatgcaggtttcctcacgatgtattccttcaccgttaaagtatatttcattgcttttttcacaTAATGTACACGTAAAAGGCAGGAGCCATCGATATTACATAAGAATTTATTGTATCACTTCTCAGTAGAAACTattttccgaaccggtggtagagacTTGACATTTCATAAGTGGCACAAGCTGTCCTGCatgaaataagtaaattcaTCTGTTGATATGAGAGCGACAATAACCAAAATGTGTTGTTTAAAGTGTGCAGTCAAAGAACTCTGTCAACCgttgaaattaaattttcagGCGGATCAGTTGTACCGACGAGACCAAGCAGACAAATATCAGCCTTTGACAGGAAAGAAGTCTGTCGCCATGGATCCCAAGATTGCTCGATCTAAAACCCCTAGAGTGTCTAAAGGCATGGAGGTAGAACCTGCAGAGACGCTCATCCATGACATCTCCGTAGCGCTACCTTCCACCGTGTCCAGAGTTTCCAGGGTGTCTTCGATGACTGCAGGAGTTCCTTGTGTCACCTATGAGGATATGGAgtcagtattattattttacttcctCTCTCTTTTTaatctcacctgctggtaagcgatgatgcagtctaagatggaagcgggctaacctggaaggggtatggcagtttttaatacgcctttggtttccacacggtgtcataccagaacgctaaatcgcttggcgacacgccTTTGCCgttctttcttttatttctttggTCAACTTACAGTCTTTTTATCTGCATGacatttaattgatttgaaagcacgcacgcacgcacacattTTACAATTAAAAGGAAGCAATTTTGTTTCAGAGCTGCTTTGAAAGACCTAAAGGATGAAATTCTTAAATGTCTGAACAACATGACAGGGAGAGCCACATCATCCGTAGAGACTGCTCTGCATACCGCCAAACTTGTAGGTGAGGTATTTCATAGACtcgtaacttcgtccgcgttgttCAGGTTTATTAAGATTGTTAGAACTTCGCAAAATTCTTTGGGTAGGGGtctttaagtatattatacagAGACTTCTGATTTTACttctaattttaattattcgagctaatctacttattttattctgggccattattattatattaaaattaaaatttgtaaaatgtaaGTTCAAAACttacattttacaaattttatgtCACCTATTTCTGTATCATTTATTTGTAGTAGTTCGCGAACtttattcttttaataataGACTTTCAAGGTAACATTTATTACAtccaaataatttcaaaaacaattttttttgttttctcttTGATTTGATATCTTTGATTTGATGcctttattaattaattcattgtTTTTGATGTAAAGCTGAGAAGCTCGACATTGCGTTGAAGCTGGACAAGCGAATATCATTTCTACACTCTATGGTTGAAGACTACGCTGAGCAGTTGAAAGGGTTCGACTCCGGACTCGCTACGCAGGTAACGCACTATAAACGCACaatcgttgtttttttttaaaatgtatgtactatgtagaccagcgcttggctgcaatcagagcTACTGGCAAGTATGATGCAGCCTAACATGGACTTGTccgctttgtttttttttgattgacaGACCTAACTTTAGGCCCTTGCAATAATATGCTAAGCTTAGAAAATGCTTTGAACGATTGTCATCAGATGCTAAGTTTCCAAGAACAAACGGCACAGATGCGCGCAGACCTGCAAGCTGGACTTTTGCAGCTGGAAAACGTGAACAACAATGCTGAAACTGCAGGTGGTTAACCTCTTTTATTTACAATTGTATTTTTCCTcgttatgtaaaaatatattatttcgaaATTGCTAGCATATAGCTTAACATACCTACACACTTAGGCTGCTTTTCCATCAGGGATGTGCTATGCAGATATGATGTGAGGAATTCAAAGCTAAGCTATGAAACTATATTGTGACCGTTTCCACTAATGCTAAGCGGTGTACGATGTAAGGTAGATCTGCGACTCGAGCTAAGCGATGCATTGATGGTAGAGAGCATAGAGCCACACCACTCGTGAATCCGTAGCTTCCAGTTCCCATGTTCATAGCACGCATGTTTCCATACAAAATGCACAGCTTCGTTGAACCCATTCCACCTATGCTAAGCTGTGTGGAgcaatgaaaattattattagtcgaTATCACACACGTCCAGCAACACATATAGCAATGTAGTATAGTATACCACATCTCTGGTGAAAAAGCagtctcaggttgaaatctttagaccgcactttgactttgcttagacttaagtttcagttaaaacgagacagatttatggcaaCGGTATAACGCTCGTCTCGTTTTAGTAgtctcttaagtctgagcaaagtcaaaatgcgctctgtagatctcagcctaaggcCGTAAACTATTGATCTTTGTTCATACTTAAGACATGTACAACAAGGCagaaacaaatatatatatacgagtatacccgtctcgttttaactctgtctagTTTGGGTAATGCCAAAGTAGGTAAGCTCTAGATGTTGTTTAATTTAGCCGTATTGGAGCTGACAGAGAGGTACGACGAGCTGGCGAGTGAGCTGGACAGCACTCTGCACGCGCACAAGGCACTCACGGACTCGCAGGCGCAGCTGAACGCGGAAATGCATGTGagagttttttattaatttatagactagcgctcgtctgtaatcagacctgctagcaagtgatgatgcaggcgaagatggagcgcgcttgcctagaaggtgcctattcagtcttgacttgaagggcgttccatatatCCTAGCAGTTCAGATTAGAagcgaggaagcaaatcgcttcgtacaggtccgaggaatttcaactacgtacctACGCCTgctcaaaaaaggagtgtaatgtatTTAGGGATGTGAgattctttattccaccataacatttaaatgcctgaacagatttatccaaatctgttcatatCGGGTATGGTCCAACCATCCTTACATCGTTCCGAGTGTATGCCAGACACCCTACCTCCTGATTAGCTAACTCTGTTTGTTTTCTAAATACTCATAGATATTTATACTGTtttcatgaatatttttggaataGAGTCTATTGGAATGTATGGAGATGCTGCGGGAACAGAAGGCGGACCGGGATGAAGTTCTGGATGGACTAAGAGacaaggtacctactacctatactattaattttcttttctttctcctGTAGGGACTCTTGTCTCGCTCGCTCATTATATGCAACTTAGTTCAAATGGCGCTATGAATTAGTTTATAAAGgcccctttttaaccgacttcaagaaAGTAGGAGGTTcacaattcgtcggaatcttccTCATTTGGGAATTAATACTCTTGTCTCTTTAATCTTTTTCTACGCGGGAACCATTGGAGAGGGACGCTGCcataggtatatttctcggCTCACGTGACCCAGTGAGCATGGCTGGCCTATTTCTTTTTTCCTGTCTCGCTCACTCATATGTGCTGCACAGCAAATAAGATGCgttttttcagtttttatcCAGCTTCAAAAAATGATTGATATGCTCACAGGCAGACTCGTCTCGACTGGCAGGGCTGCTGACGGAAGTGGAGTTCGCGGAAGCGAGGGCCGACTTCGAGCGAAGAATCGGCTTGTGTTACGACAAGTTTGAGCGTCAGGATGCTGTGTGGCAGGTAGCCTCCCTGACGGACTTGAGATTGACTGTCGTGGCCAAAACTCAGTTGGGAGGATAATTTGACGTACCTATTTTCTGAAAAAGGTTTTGATGACCTCTCTTGAGGTTTTGGCGCAGGGATGAGCGCTGTGGTATTATAAGCAGAAGATCCGGGTTCGAATCTCGGCAGGGGCAAATTGTTTCTGGTTTAGTCTTGTGGGAGGCTTCTGCTATGAATATCACCCTATCTATCCGTGCTATCACACGGGCAAAGGCgtcaccaagcgatttagcgttccggtatgatgtcGCGAAGAGACCGATAACTCATCCAGGATAGGTATAGTCCCCAACCCCTCGAATAGGGGATGGATCTATTAATCACTAGGTACAATATCATGGCTATTTGTGGATAGGTTTTTCAGAAGATACGTGTAATTCATTTTCTTTACGCCAGCTTTATATTTCCAGGAAGCCATAAAAGACATGAAGTATACAACGGAAAAGAAAGCTGAGCTGGTAGAGCTGCTCTCTATGCGCGACGACGCACAACGGCAGCTGCAGAACTTGAACGACAAGATTCGAGTGCTGGCTGCCGCACTCGGGGAGCCCAAGGCAAGGATATTCATCACCTTGGAATTTAGAAAGCTCGCATGGCATGTCCATTTTCATTGCGTCAAGAAAATGTTTATCTCCAGGCCGCACTGCTGACTCGCAAGATGGCGGAAGGAGCGACGTGCGGCGCGTGCCGCGAGCGCGCGCTCATGGAGCTCCACGAGGCGACGCACGGCGCGCCTCCCCGGCTGCCCGCCTTGCGCCCGCCTCCCGTCGGCGCCTCGGAGGAGCCCTGCCTCGCCGACTCGTTCGAGGTTGGGGCCGTCGTGGAAAGGCGAGTGTTTAACATATCTTTCTTCTTGTAGTGTCGTCTATCGAAGGTTGGCATTTCGCAACCATTAGGGCTATCTGCACCTTCCTCACGGTTCACGGTTTCTCGCTGTGAAGGAGGAACTAGGTTGTGGAGTTCCTGAGCACATTTCGGTGGCATTGTGAGTTGCggtacgatttttttttgtataaagaatattagccatgctaataatTTCCCCTCCgattaagcgttaagcttgtgccaggagggggtacgacaatagtgcaatagGGTCTGAACCGCCCACCTTTCGGAATCCAGTCTGCTCCtctaccgttgagctattgaggctctaactCTTGATTCTTTCGCTCGATTGATTGTTAATTGTTAGTGAATGTGTTTGTCCCCAGGCACATGTGTCACCGCTGGTGCGGCGGCTCGCACACGCTGGTGTCGGAGTCCGCGCGACGCGTGCAAGCGACGCCTGTGGAGTTTGAAGTGGCCACGAGGAAGTTTGTGGACTACGGTGATGACGGACGGGTAACGATGCGGTGCTAACAGCTAATACCAACAATGAGCATTATTAAGTATACTGCCGGAAAGGACAGGGAATAGTAACTATTGATAATTAtattgataagataccacaaaaacgATAGATTAAAACCCatgtatttttcaaaagttcacaatgtgttgcaaataaaacatctgactgatgctagaggtcaatgaaGGCCGCATCGTTGGCGGGGTATTAACCCCGAGCTTTGCACGCTATACTATACattgcgagtttgaaaaattaaatcactaaaactagaAGGCAAATGATTACCATTTGCCGTCTAGTTTTGGTGATTTTGGTATCGGGTTGTGTTTCGGTAGTATAATGATAGCGctaaatttttgctagcgttccggttacaccctgtataatgttgtgtgtttgtttgtccaaCAGCTGTATATGATGGAAGAGGAGTGCCAGCCCTGTGCAGAGTGCAACATGGGCGATGAGCACCACCCCGCGCCCGAACGCGGCGCCGGAGACGAGGTGATTGAGCCGGAAGCCCTCCTGGAGTGCACTTGCCCTCCGACTAATTAGAACTGAgctgcggggtgattcgctaactcagtgccCAACGATGAATAGTCACTGAGCTCATTTTTTagtccattgaaggttttctacgaaacaatattttaatatcacccagtgaagcagcaatgtagaaccaactatCATTCAACGTTAGACACTGAATTTGACTCGGATACGAGTTCTTTTCCTAGTACTTCTTTTGTAAATCCTTTAAATACTGTTTGATTAGTTAGTAGTATATTTTGTTATctacttcttttattttattatacctataattttttaaagtaaaaaagggaaataaaaatacataaaattatatttgaatttttatttgtaaaaataaataaataatttagattGTCTACGAAAGCGTATTTACAACTTAATCAGCGCGATCTatagaataatttaaataaatagtcgAATTACTTAAAGGTAATAatataagggccggcgcacatatggcggagcgcagcgcagagcatttttcacagtcaaaatattatcgacatt of the Maniola jurtina chromosome 16, ilManJurt1.1, whole genome shotgun sequence genome contains:
- the LOC123873465 gene encoding trichohyalin-like, with amino-acid sequence MAFPVLEKIKRSIVVLLVGVGDKGAEDINRSRHKVAKMPKGSLDEPTMSDATILVTVEDLIDRAMGPPDANIVNFKLVQAILHILARQQRLLTQRVEIRIVELRREGRKRTPGEESSESTTESPLPGKGKAKSPRRPAKKERSDTAGTREKDKAEDKGDRKEREGAARVTPREKEMIERQGQRKTTKIPEEPTRFATKQTHMMVNKEEEEKEEYITIKEKNKLEGAEKMPQKDKAEKRKQEKLKIISQEEHEKLSEKKEARAKTTPQIEREESKKYEEPKEYEIEQLKKDEKVSEKKEARAKTMPQIGREESKKYEEPEEYEIEQLKKDEKVSEKKEARAKTMPQIGREESKKYEEPEEYEIEQLKKDEKVSEKKEARAKTMPQIEREESKKYEEPEEYEIEQLKKDEKVSEKKEARAKTMPQIEREESKKYEEPEEYEIEQLKKDEKVSEKKEARAKTMPQIEREESKKYEEPEEYEIEQLKKDEKVSEKKEARAKTMPQIEREESKKYEEPEEYEIEQLKKDEKVSEKKEARAKTMPQIGREESKKYEEPKEYEIEQLKKDEKVSEKKEARAKTMPQIEREESKKYEEPEEYEIEQLKKDEKVSEKKDARAKTMPQIGREESKKYEEPKEYEIEQLKKDEKVSEKKEARAKTMPQIEREESKKYEEPEEYEIEQLKKDEKVSEKKEARAKTMPQIGREESKKYEEPKEYEIEQLKKDEKVSEKKEARAKTMPQIGREESKKYEEPKEYEIEQLKKDEKVSEKKEARAKTMSQIGREESKKYEEPKEYEIEQLKKDEKVSEKKEARAKTMPQIEREESKKYEGPKDNEIEPLKKYEKVSEKERERHEKAKTMSRMEKEEPEEKKKEEKERVEGVKMKEERHVKEKLVEKYQPKAEKGRWPAKEQESDRKKPEQRSGYDIEITEKIVDREKILVVEKAPTTRSGARSSGSIDVVTQSQFALLESAVKQLARMAAPLQLQLPDNKQLMSDVMSGAATLPDAMQTLQINSRLQAAETALVRMSGLMTQLAAAGALPDEIVEQMEALEPSLAELRTQADQLYRRDQADKYQPLTGKKSVAMDPKIARSKTPRVSKGMEVEPAETLIHDISVALPSTVSRVSRVSSMTAGVPCVTYEDMEAALKDLKDEILKCLNNMTGRATSSVETALHTAKLVAEKLDIALKLDKRISFLHSMVEDYAEQLKGFDSGLATQMLSFQEQTAQMRADLQAGLLQLENVNNNAETAAVLELTERYDELASELDSTLHAHKALTDSQAQLNAEMHSLLECMEMLREQKADRDEVLDGLRDKADSSRLAGLLTEVEFAEARADFERRIGLCYDKFERQDAVWQEAIKDMKYTTEKKAELVELLSMRDDAQRQLQNLNDKIRVLAAALGEPKAALLTRKMAEGATCGACRERALMELHEATHGAPPRLPALRPPPVGASEEPCLADSFEVGAVVERHMCHRWCGGSHTLVSESARRVQATPVEFEVATRKFVDYGDDGRLYMMEEECQPCAECNMGDEHHPAPERGAGDEVIEPEALLECTCPPTN